In Fibrobacter sp., one DNA window encodes the following:
- a CDS encoding peptidase A26: MMSKKWFTLCALLALSQVSFAAWSGSAKIPEAVTEDGLTTYEITSPEELIGFLDSIVPVNKANENLRAYLKNDIVFGDDTTKLCDKRWIRNEDQDLFTGVFDGKSHTIYGLNAENSLFRMVGQSAGTVRDLNIANSSFGSDSAYEVAAIADYLHGFALNVNIINTDVVATGYAGGIAARLISSEDVFIGIFNCSVEGGSVGGGMYVGGIVGQLVGRVFNSTNSARVYFADNMKGDDISVYIGGIAGTAEIRNGSVLESCVNRGDIEVTGTHFNMSVGGLAGEISGGAENLQNYGNITVKRLPSASTDVDRMEDFILVGGITGYLSRSSFFSTAVADLLNEGNINVSSEETTVRGTIPVGGIVGQTAKTGVTNVLNRGSIEVRSGAEMIDVYAGGVVGKAPMQINPDGFVKVKNRGSVYAEGAGNTYAGGLVGWMNGFPNAKFPQLSESFNYGDVQAKCSDDNANLKVGGILGGMMEMIVSDVYNRGNVSTKGDCSYKYVGGILGEGSGYLADSIKNAYSAAANVEGGEMTGALVGYLREITMPFNTYFDVSLADMSAIGDVDLRGDCPECKKTTAELKSDEMLASLNTVNGTAADRHLWVRHGGYPVLTFDSAYQNDSIYFNMEEFVIPPSRNEQDTLNFTISTAEEMRTFLEIGRIFNDRPFKVELANDIVMGKDSLHLMMRKVSADTSGRCASLQFDGKGHTVYGLDMERSMFHCLDTNALVQNLTIANSRFENDRGLSAAGLAIQNKGYVRNVTIRNSLVRSDDAAAGLVVFNFRTMLELKNVNTSVYSLGVAGGLVAYSYEAVVSGAANSGKVSGRVAGGIVGSANGYGNGANVISKTSNTGTVLVEGNSIVFGGGIVGYALRTSLSENFNSGLVQGSANSDTIALGGIAGRADTIGSISKMGNWGRVHVISADRAYAGGLVGLFSGQVVWVDGLPFHRGGFSQSFNYGPVHVVASSDSSYAGGLIGYANDIVLQDAYNRGVIKNEGNAQSSFTGGMIGGATFLTIFEGYSFTDTLTGSGVGALVYAINGKRNIVSTLYYGDEKLTSPVVAELLNDQTNIYEDIEQKSFEEMKGRLAFLEEASGLWTLGNCLPKLPLDTTKACEVNVVKDFFEEGFADSVVYLLDVVYAPDTTSGEEQHADTTSSEQHADTTSHEEHADTTSSGEKDDPPHALPKVKPLPLHIGVHERDITVSGLQQGYPVLVFDLRGRLVVSARAHDGKVKLSVPRAGRYLVRSGKRSILVTIR, translated from the coding sequence ATGATGTCCAAAAAATGGTTTACTTTATGTGCCCTGCTTGCTTTGTCGCAGGTATCTTTTGCCGCATGGAGTGGTTCTGCGAAAATTCCGGAGGCGGTGACGGAAGACGGGCTTACCACATACGAAATTACTAGCCCAGAAGAACTTATCGGGTTTCTGGATTCCATTGTTCCGGTAAATAAGGCCAATGAGAATCTGCGCGCCTACTTGAAGAACGACATCGTTTTTGGCGATGACACCACCAAGCTCTGTGATAAGCGCTGGATCCGTAATGAAGATCAAGACCTTTTTACGGGCGTCTTTGACGGCAAGAGCCATACGATTTACGGCCTGAATGCGGAGAACTCGCTGTTCAGGATGGTTGGACAGAGCGCTGGTACGGTGCGTGATCTGAACATTGCGAACAGCTCCTTCGGTAGTGATTCGGCATATGAGGTCGCGGCAATCGCGGATTATCTGCATGGTTTTGCCTTGAATGTAAATATCATCAATACGGATGTGGTTGCGACAGGCTATGCGGGTGGCATCGCTGCGCGGCTCATATCCTCGGAAGACGTTTTTATCGGGATATTCAACTGCAGCGTCGAGGGCGGTTCTGTCGGTGGCGGTATGTACGTGGGCGGCATCGTGGGCCAGCTCGTGGGCCGCGTGTTTAATTCTACCAATTCGGCACGAGTCTATTTCGCCGACAATATGAAAGGCGATGATATTTCGGTATACATCGGCGGTATCGCAGGCACTGCCGAGATACGAAACGGTTCCGTGCTGGAATCTTGCGTCAACCGCGGTGATATTGAAGTAACGGGAACGCATTTCAACATGTCTGTCGGCGGTCTTGCTGGTGAAATCTCGGGCGGTGCCGAGAACCTGCAGAACTACGGCAACATTACGGTGAAGAGATTGCCTTCGGCTTCTACCGATGTGGACCGGATGGAAGACTTTATATTGGTGGGCGGCATTACGGGATATCTGAGCCGCAGTTCTTTCTTCTCTACGGCTGTTGCCGACCTGCTGAACGAAGGGAACATCAATGTTTCTTCTGAAGAGACAACCGTGCGTGGAACTATTCCTGTTGGCGGAATTGTTGGCCAGACGGCAAAGACCGGCGTGACGAATGTGCTGAACCGCGGATCTATCGAGGTGCGCAGTGGCGCTGAAATGATAGATGTATATGCGGGTGGTGTTGTCGGCAAGGCGCCGATGCAAATTAACCCGGATGGCTTCGTGAAGGTGAAGAATCGCGGGAGCGTCTATGCCGAAGGGGCCGGCAATACGTACGCGGGTGGCCTTGTTGGCTGGATGAACGGGTTTCCCAATGCGAAATTCCCGCAACTGAGCGAGTCGTTCAATTATGGCGACGTGCAGGCCAAGTGCTCGGATGATAACGCCAACCTGAAGGTGGGCGGCATTCTCGGGGGCATGATGGAGATGATCGTGAGCGATGTGTATAATCGCGGGAATGTTTCGACGAAGGGGGACTGCAGCTACAAGTATGTGGGCGGCATTCTTGGAGAGGGGTCAGGTTACCTTGCCGATAGCATCAAGAACGCATACAGTGCGGCTGCAAACGTGGAGGGCGGTGAAATGACTGGTGCCCTTGTCGGGTACTTGCGCGAAATTACCATGCCCTTCAACACGTATTTCGACGTTTCGCTTGCCGACATGAGCGCAATTGGCGATGTGGACCTTCGCGGGGATTGCCCAGAATGCAAGAAGACCACTGCTGAACTGAAGAGCGACGAAATGCTCGCTTCGCTGAATACAGTGAATGGTACTGCGGCGGATCGCCACCTGTGGGTGCGCCACGGCGGGTACCCGGTGCTTACGTTCGATAGCGCATATCAGAACGATTCCATCTATTTCAATATGGAAGAGTTCGTCATCCCGCCGTCACGCAATGAGCAAGATACGCTGAACTTTACGATTTCCACTGCCGAGGAAATGCGTACCTTCCTGGAAATTGGGCGCATATTTAACGATAGGCCCTTCAAGGTGGAACTCGCGAATGATATCGTGATGGGCAAGGATTCCCTGCACCTCATGATGCGCAAGGTGTCTGCCGATACGAGTGGCCGGTGTGCTTCGTTGCAGTTTGACGGCAAGGGTCATACGGTCTATGGCCTTGATATGGAACGCTCCATGTTCCATTGCCTCGACACGAATGCGCTTGTGCAGAACTTGACGATTGCGAACAGCCGGTTCGAAAACGATCGCGGTTTATCTGCGGCGGGTCTTGCCATCCAGAACAAGGGCTATGTGCGTAACGTGACCATCCGCAATAGTCTGGTCCGCAGTGATGATGCAGCGGCCGGTCTTGTCGTATTTAATTTCCGTACGATGCTCGAACTCAAGAACGTGAACACCTCGGTCTATTCTTTGGGTGTCGCCGGCGGTCTCGTCGCATACTCTTACGAAGCTGTCGTCTCGGGTGCGGCCAATTCGGGCAAGGTGTCGGGGCGTGTCGCGGGTGGCATCGTCGGTAGTGCAAACGGTTATGGTAATGGCGCAAATGTCATCTCTAAGACTTCGAATACGGGTACGGTCCTTGTTGAAGGCAATTCTATCGTATTCGGTGGTGGCATTGTTGGGTATGCTCTGCGCACTTCTTTGAGCGAAAACTTCAATTCTGGCCTGGTGCAGGGCTCTGCGAATTCGGATACCATTGCTCTTGGTGGCATTGCCGGTAGAGCGGATACAATCGGTTCCATTTCGAAGATGGGCAACTGGGGCCGCGTGCATGTGATTTCAGCTGATCGCGCGTATGCCGGTGGCCTTGTGGGGCTCTTCAGCGGGCAGGTGGTTTGGGTAGATGGTTTACCCTTCCATAGGGGTGGCTTTTCGCAGTCGTTCAACTACGGCCCAGTGCATGTGGTGGCTTCAAGTGATTCTTCATATGCGGGCGGCCTCATTGGCTATGCAAATGACATTGTGCTCCAGGATGCCTACAACAGGGGCGTCATAAAGAACGAAGGCAATGCGCAGTCGAGCTTTACGGGCGGAATGATTGGCGGTGCTACGTTCTTGACCATTTTTGAAGGCTACAGCTTCACCGATACGCTTACTGGAAGCGGCGTGGGTGCGCTTGTTTACGCAATCAATGGCAAGAGGAACATTGTGAGTACCCTCTATTACGGGGATGAAAAGCTGACTTCGCCTGTAGTCGCGGAACTTTTGAATGACCAAACCAATATCTACGAAGATATCGAGCAAAAATCCTTCGAAGAGATGAAGGGTAGACTCGCTTTCCTTGAGGAGGCTAGCGGTTTGTGGACGCTCGGGAATTGCCTCCCGAAATTGCCGTTGGATACGACCAAGGCATGTGAAGTGAACGTGGTGAAGGACTTCTTTGAGGAAGGCTTTGCCGATAGCGTGGTTTACCTCTTGGATGTGGTATATGCCCCCGATACGACAAGTGGTGAAGAACAACATGCCGATACTACTAGCAGCGAACAACATGCTGACACTACTAGCCACGAAGAACATGCTGATACTACTAGCAGCGGAGAAAAGGATGATCCGCCTCATGCGTTGCCGAAGGTAAAGCCGCTCCCGTTGCATATCGGCGTACATGAACGCGATATCACGGTATCGGGATTGCAGCAGGGCTATCCGGTGCTCGTGTTTGACCTGCGCGGTCGCCTGGTGGTGTCTGCCCGCGCCCATGACGGAAAAGTGAAACTTTCTGTTCCGCGTGCTGGCCGCTATCTGGTTCGCAGCGGGAAGCGGTCGATTCTCGTGACCATCCGCTAG